The Molothrus ater isolate BHLD 08-10-18 breed brown headed cowbird chromosome 18, BPBGC_Mater_1.1, whole genome shotgun sequence genome window below encodes:
- the SMTN gene encoding smoothelin isoform X4: MSLESLLGMDEGALRKLLEATLDLAERRRIRSAIRELQRQELERDEETLASKRFRPERSSHRQDNKENWPQSRRLEEEQQAALAALSEQLEAITSVEELTKLLRAAGEYEERKLIRAAIRKLRAEEIEAATLAGNVQSSQRDGTKPPTVPGERKIFQRDNAETPVFTGSEKSCGEDSTKPPGTDKSGKSSQQDDAEPPLAGPEESGYGEAVKQAPAQQPKGSVARKQEDVVEQEHVPAGMQELCSQQAGDPQKPGAQAVVSGNLMLLELQPAPEPSPEPEDDGEDLQQGQPQAAWKEGNLGSPASSPEPSVSQSPRGEQFIPGQPSAGSQLHVGIHCQVLGPGGRHERPSVASVPTQEVMGTPPRPNTHRWELVPSSLAGPTEVTLDLRNAPIRITTIPSSISSICNISSVSSNVTKDPRAHFEGTEEPSVPVAHPPTFSSTRQQSTLHLSRSNSSMEPEVVEQQQAPRREPELPNGMEKVQVREVERRSKLNVEELSKIEDEDILDKMLDRTTDFEERRLIRNAMRELRQRKRDQREKERDQRLQEARSQSVTGRAGHATETTTTQSTQSADGSACSTVTKTERLIQSSDGSKTSRTTTMESSYVKRSDNGNSTFVQTKSSYSSSSKKTGSIFDREDESASRQSSLAALERRQAEKKKELMKAQSLPKTSASQARKAMMEKLQKEGGSSNPAATQTTVQRSSSFGVPNANSIKQMLLDWCRAKTRGYEHVDIQNFSSSWSDGMAFCALVHNFFPDAFDYSKLTPQNRRQNFEVAFSSAEKHADCPQLLDVEDMVRMREPDWKCVYTYIQEFYRCLVQKGLVKTKKS, from the exons ATGTCTCTCGAGAGTCTCCTCGGGATGGACGAGGGAGCGCTGCGGAAGCTG CTGGAGGCCACACTGGACCTGGCTGAGCGGCGCCGCATCCGCTCGGCTATCCGGGAGCTGCAGCGGCAGGAGTTGGAGCGAGACGAGGAGACATTGGCATCCAAGCGCTTCCGCCCAGAACGCAGCAGCCACCGACAGGACAACAAGGAGAATTGGCCACA GTCCCGGCGcctggaagaggagcagcaggcagccctggctgccttgTCTGAGCAGCTCGAGGCCATCACCAGCGTGGAGGAACTGACAAAACTG TTGCGAGCAGCGGGTGAGTATGAGGAGCGCAAGCTGATCCGAGCTGCCATCCGTAAGCTGCGGGCTGAGGAGATTGAAG CTGCAACCCTGGCTGGGaatgtgcagagcagccaaagGGATGGCACCAAGCCCCCCACTGTgcctggggaaaggaaaattttccaGAGGGACAATGCTGAAACACCAGTCTTTACCGGGAGTGAAAAAAGCTGTGGTGAGGACAGCACCAAGCCTCCAGGCACAGACAAAAGTGGGAAGAGCAGCCAACAGGACGATGCAGAGCCACCACTGGCTGGGCCAGAGGAGAGTGGGTATGGGGAGGCTGTGAAGCaggcccctgcccagcagcccaaAGGCTCAGTG GCCCGCAAGCAAGAGGATGTGGTGGAGCAGGAGCATGTCCCAGCCgggatgcaggagctgtgcagccagCAAGCAGGAGACCCCCAGAAACCTGGTGCTCAGG CTGTGGTTTCGGGGAACCTcatgctcctggagctgcagccagccccagagcccagtCCAGAGCCTGAGGATGATGGTGAGGACCTGCAGCAGGGtcagccccaggcagcctggaAGGAAGGGAacctgggcagccctgccagctccccagagcccagTGTGtcacaaagccccagaggggAGCAATTCATCCCGGgccagcccagtgctggcagccag CTTCATGTTGGGATACACTGCCAGGTGCTGGGGCCAGGTGGGAGACATGAGAGGCCATCAGTGG CATCAGTGCCCACCCAGGAGGTCATGGGGACCCCGCCTCGCCCAAATACTCACCGGTGGGAGCTGGTGCCCTCCTCCCTGGCTGGCCCCACGG AGGTGACTCTGGATCTGCGGAATGCCCCCATCCGTATCAccaccatccccagcagcatcagcagcatcTGCAACATCAGCAGTGTCAGCAGCAATGTCACCAAG GACCCTCGCGCTCACTTTGAGGGCACTGAGGagcccagtgtccctgtggccCATCCACCTACTTTCTCCAGTACACGCCAGCAATCAACCCTGCATCTCTCCCGAAGCAACAGCAGC ATGGAGCCAGAGGtggtggagcagcagcaggcaccaaGGCGAGAACCAGAGCTGCCCAACGGCATGGAGAAGGTGCAAGTGAGGGAAGTGGAGAGAAGGAGCAAGCTGAATGTCGAGGAGCTGAGCAAGATTGAGGATGAGGATATTCTGGATAAGATG TTGGATCGGACAACAGACTTTGAGGAACGACGGCTGATTCGAAATGCCATGCGGGAGCTGCGCCAGCGCAAGCGAG ACCAGCGGGAGAAGGAGCGGGACCAGCGGCTGCAGGAGGCTAGGAGCCAATCTGTGACAGGAAGGGCTGGCCATGCCACAGAGACCACCACCACACAGAGCACTCAGTCAGCCGATGGCTCGGCATGCAGCACTGTCACCAAGACTGAGCGTCTTATCCAGTCTA GTGATGGCAGCAAGACCTCCCGTACTACAACCATGGAGTCAAGTTATGTGAAGAGATCGGACA aTGGCAACAGCACTTTCGTTCAAACTAAATCATCCTACAGCTCCTCATCCAAAAAGACAGGCAG CATTTTTGACCGTGAAGATGAGAGTGCTTCTcggcagagcagcctggccgCGCTGGAGCGGCGTCAGGcggagaagaagaaggaactGATGAAGGCTCAGAGCCTGCCCAAGACATCGGCCTCTCAGGCACGCAAGGCCATgatggagaagctgcagaaggagGGTGGGAG ttcaaaccctgcagcaacacaGACCACTGTGCAGCGCTCCTCCAGCTTTGGTGTGCCTAATGCCAACAGTATCAAGCAGATGTTGCTGGACTGGTGCAGAGCCAAGACCCGGGGCTATGAG CACGTGGACATCCAGAACTTCTCATCCAGCTGGAGTGATGGCATGGCCTTCTGTGCCTTGGTCCACAATTTCTTCCCTGATGCATTTGACTACAGTAAGCTGACACCCCAGAACCGCCGCCAAAACTTCGAGGTGgccttctcttctgcaga GAAGCACGCGGACTGTCCACAGTTGCTGGACGTGGAGGACATGGTCCGGATGCGCGAGCCAGATTGGAAGTGTGTGTACACATACATTCAGGAATTCTATCGCTGCCTGGTCCAGAAGGGGCTGGTAAAAACCAAAAAGTCGTAG
- the SMTN gene encoding smoothelin isoform X2 codes for MSLESLLGMDEGALRKLLEATLDLAERRRIRSAIRELQRQELERDEETLASKRFRPERSSHRQDNKENWPQSRRLEEEQQAALAALSEQLEAITSVEELTKLLRAAGEYEERKLIRAAIRKLRAEEIEAATLAGNVQSSQRDGTKPPTVPGERKIFQRDNAETPVFTGSEKSCGEDSTKPPGTDKSGKSSQQDDAEPPLAGPEESGYGEAVKQAPAQQPKGSVARKQEDVVEQEHVPAGMQELCSQQAGDPQKPGAQAVVSGNLMLLELQPAPEPSPEPEDDGEDLQQGQPQAAWKEGNLGSPASSPEPSVSQSPRGEQFIPGQPSAGSQLHVGIHCQVLGPGGRHERPSVASVPTQEVMGTPPRPNTHRWELVPSSLAGPTAPLPAGPPPSPAAGSVRERAQRFGPAGAGGAGGRAGAGAAQWQRGPRTAPPAPAQNARGSGGAEQRPAPRPAGSRLDAMKTFFTIEIKDGRVQPLAPRITATPGSQRAEVTLDLRNAPIRITTIPSSISSICNISSVSSNVTKMEPEVVEQQQAPRREPELPNGMEKVQVREVERRSKLNVEELSKIEDEDILDKMLDRTTDFEERRLIRNAMRELRQRKRDQREKERDQRLQEARSQSVTGRAGHATETTTTQSTQSADGSACSTVTKTERLIQSSDGSKTSRTTTMESSYVKRSDNGNSTFVQTKSSYSSSSKKTGSIFDREDESASRQSSLAALERRQAEKKKELMKAQSLPKTSASQARKAMMEKLQKEGGSSNPAATQTTVQRSSSFGVPNANSIKQMLLDWCRAKTRGYEHVDIQNFSSSWSDGMAFCALVHNFFPDAFDYSKLTPQNRRQNFEVAFSSAEKHADCPQLLDVEDMVRMREPDWKCVYTYIQEFYRCLVQKGLVKTKKS; via the exons ATGTCTCTCGAGAGTCTCCTCGGGATGGACGAGGGAGCGCTGCGGAAGCTG CTGGAGGCCACACTGGACCTGGCTGAGCGGCGCCGCATCCGCTCGGCTATCCGGGAGCTGCAGCGGCAGGAGTTGGAGCGAGACGAGGAGACATTGGCATCCAAGCGCTTCCGCCCAGAACGCAGCAGCCACCGACAGGACAACAAGGAGAATTGGCCACA GTCCCGGCGcctggaagaggagcagcaggcagccctggctgccttgTCTGAGCAGCTCGAGGCCATCACCAGCGTGGAGGAACTGACAAAACTG TTGCGAGCAGCGGGTGAGTATGAGGAGCGCAAGCTGATCCGAGCTGCCATCCGTAAGCTGCGGGCTGAGGAGATTGAAG CTGCAACCCTGGCTGGGaatgtgcagagcagccaaagGGATGGCACCAAGCCCCCCACTGTgcctggggaaaggaaaattttccaGAGGGACAATGCTGAAACACCAGTCTTTACCGGGAGTGAAAAAAGCTGTGGTGAGGACAGCACCAAGCCTCCAGGCACAGACAAAAGTGGGAAGAGCAGCCAACAGGACGATGCAGAGCCACCACTGGCTGGGCCAGAGGAGAGTGGGTATGGGGAGGCTGTGAAGCaggcccctgcccagcagcccaaAGGCTCAGTG GCCCGCAAGCAAGAGGATGTGGTGGAGCAGGAGCATGTCCCAGCCgggatgcaggagctgtgcagccagCAAGCAGGAGACCCCCAGAAACCTGGTGCTCAGG CTGTGGTTTCGGGGAACCTcatgctcctggagctgcagccagccccagagcccagtCCAGAGCCTGAGGATGATGGTGAGGACCTGCAGCAGGGtcagccccaggcagcctggaAGGAAGGGAacctgggcagccctgccagctccccagagcccagTGTGtcacaaagccccagaggggAGCAATTCATCCCGGgccagcccagtgctggcagccag CTTCATGTTGGGATACACTGCCAGGTGCTGGGGCCAGGTGGGAGACATGAGAGGCCATCAGTGG CATCAGTGCCCACCCAGGAGGTCATGGGGACCCCGCCTCGCCCAAATACTCACCGGTGGGAGCTGGTGCCCTCCTCCCTGGCTGGCCCCACGG CGCCGCTCCCCGCGGGACCCCCGCCTTCCCCCGCCGCCGGCTCGGTGCGGGAGCGCGCGCAGCGGTTCGggccggcgggggcgggcggcgcgggggggcgggccggggccggggccgcccaATGGCAGCGGgggccccgcacggccccgccggCGCCCGCTCAAAACgcgcggggcagcggcggcgcagagcagcgcccggccccgcgccctGCCGGCTCCCGCCTCGACGCCATGAAGACCTTCTTCACCATCGAGATCAAGGATGGGCGCGTGCAGCCCCTGGCGCCCCGCATCACGGCCACTCCCGGCAGCCAGCGGGCAG AGGTGACTCTGGATCTGCGGAATGCCCCCATCCGTATCAccaccatccccagcagcatcagcagcatcTGCAACATCAGCAGTGTCAGCAGCAATGTCACCAAG ATGGAGCCAGAGGtggtggagcagcagcaggcaccaaGGCGAGAACCAGAGCTGCCCAACGGCATGGAGAAGGTGCAAGTGAGGGAAGTGGAGAGAAGGAGCAAGCTGAATGTCGAGGAGCTGAGCAAGATTGAGGATGAGGATATTCTGGATAAGATG TTGGATCGGACAACAGACTTTGAGGAACGACGGCTGATTCGAAATGCCATGCGGGAGCTGCGCCAGCGCAAGCGAG ACCAGCGGGAGAAGGAGCGGGACCAGCGGCTGCAGGAGGCTAGGAGCCAATCTGTGACAGGAAGGGCTGGCCATGCCACAGAGACCACCACCACACAGAGCACTCAGTCAGCCGATGGCTCGGCATGCAGCACTGTCACCAAGACTGAGCGTCTTATCCAGTCTA GTGATGGCAGCAAGACCTCCCGTACTACAACCATGGAGTCAAGTTATGTGAAGAGATCGGACA aTGGCAACAGCACTTTCGTTCAAACTAAATCATCCTACAGCTCCTCATCCAAAAAGACAGGCAG CATTTTTGACCGTGAAGATGAGAGTGCTTCTcggcagagcagcctggccgCGCTGGAGCGGCGTCAGGcggagaagaagaaggaactGATGAAGGCTCAGAGCCTGCCCAAGACATCGGCCTCTCAGGCACGCAAGGCCATgatggagaagctgcagaaggagGGTGGGAG ttcaaaccctgcagcaacacaGACCACTGTGCAGCGCTCCTCCAGCTTTGGTGTGCCTAATGCCAACAGTATCAAGCAGATGTTGCTGGACTGGTGCAGAGCCAAGACCCGGGGCTATGAG CACGTGGACATCCAGAACTTCTCATCCAGCTGGAGTGATGGCATGGCCTTCTGTGCCTTGGTCCACAATTTCTTCCCTGATGCATTTGACTACAGTAAGCTGACACCCCAGAACCGCCGCCAAAACTTCGAGGTGgccttctcttctgcaga GAAGCACGCGGACTGTCCACAGTTGCTGGACGTGGAGGACATGGTCCGGATGCGCGAGCCAGATTGGAAGTGTGTGTACACATACATTCAGGAATTCTATCGCTGCCTGGTCCAGAAGGGGCTGGTAAAAACCAAAAAGTCGTAG
- the SMTN gene encoding smoothelin isoform X3 encodes MSLESLLGMDEGALRKLLEATLDLAERRRIRSAIRELQRQELERDEETLASKRFRPERSSHRQDNKENWPQSRRLEEEQQAALAALSEQLEAITSVEELTKLLRAAGEYEERKLIRAAIRKLRAEEIEAATLAGNVQSSQRDGTKPPTVPGERKIFQRDNAETPVFTGSEKSCGEDSTKPPGTDKSGKSSQQDDAEPPLAGPEESGYGEAVKQAPAQQPKGSVARKQEDVVEQEHVPAGMQELCSQQAGDPQKPGAQAVVSGNLMLLELQPAPEPSPEPEDDGEDLQQGQPQAAWKEGNLGSPASSPEPSVSQSPRGEQFIPGQPSAGSQLHVGIHCQVLGPGGRHERPSVASVPTQEVMGTPPRPNTHRWELVPSSLAGPTAPLPAGPPPSPAAGSVRERAQRFGPAGAGGAGGRAGAGAAQWQRGPRTAPPAPAQNARGSGGAEQRPAPRPAGSRLDAMKTFFTIEIKDGRVQPLAPRITATPGSQRAEVTLDLRNAPIRITTIPSSISSICNISSVSSNVTKDPRAHFEGTEEPSVPVAHPPTFSSTRQQSTLHLSRSNSSMEPEVVEQQQAPRREPELPNGMEKVQVREVERRSKLNVEELSKIEDEDILDKMLDRTTDFEERRLIRNAMRELRQRKRGDGSKTSRTTTMESSYVKRSDNGNSTFVQTKSSYSSSSKKTGSIFDREDESASRQSSLAALERRQAEKKKELMKAQSLPKTSASQARKAMMEKLQKEGGSSNPAATQTTVQRSSSFGVPNANSIKQMLLDWCRAKTRGYEHVDIQNFSSSWSDGMAFCALVHNFFPDAFDYSKLTPQNRRQNFEVAFSSAEKHADCPQLLDVEDMVRMREPDWKCVYTYIQEFYRCLVQKGLVKTKKS; translated from the exons ATGTCTCTCGAGAGTCTCCTCGGGATGGACGAGGGAGCGCTGCGGAAGCTG CTGGAGGCCACACTGGACCTGGCTGAGCGGCGCCGCATCCGCTCGGCTATCCGGGAGCTGCAGCGGCAGGAGTTGGAGCGAGACGAGGAGACATTGGCATCCAAGCGCTTCCGCCCAGAACGCAGCAGCCACCGACAGGACAACAAGGAGAATTGGCCACA GTCCCGGCGcctggaagaggagcagcaggcagccctggctgccttgTCTGAGCAGCTCGAGGCCATCACCAGCGTGGAGGAACTGACAAAACTG TTGCGAGCAGCGGGTGAGTATGAGGAGCGCAAGCTGATCCGAGCTGCCATCCGTAAGCTGCGGGCTGAGGAGATTGAAG CTGCAACCCTGGCTGGGaatgtgcagagcagccaaagGGATGGCACCAAGCCCCCCACTGTgcctggggaaaggaaaattttccaGAGGGACAATGCTGAAACACCAGTCTTTACCGGGAGTGAAAAAAGCTGTGGTGAGGACAGCACCAAGCCTCCAGGCACAGACAAAAGTGGGAAGAGCAGCCAACAGGACGATGCAGAGCCACCACTGGCTGGGCCAGAGGAGAGTGGGTATGGGGAGGCTGTGAAGCaggcccctgcccagcagcccaaAGGCTCAGTG GCCCGCAAGCAAGAGGATGTGGTGGAGCAGGAGCATGTCCCAGCCgggatgcaggagctgtgcagccagCAAGCAGGAGACCCCCAGAAACCTGGTGCTCAGG CTGTGGTTTCGGGGAACCTcatgctcctggagctgcagccagccccagagcccagtCCAGAGCCTGAGGATGATGGTGAGGACCTGCAGCAGGGtcagccccaggcagcctggaAGGAAGGGAacctgggcagccctgccagctccccagagcccagTGTGtcacaaagccccagaggggAGCAATTCATCCCGGgccagcccagtgctggcagccag CTTCATGTTGGGATACACTGCCAGGTGCTGGGGCCAGGTGGGAGACATGAGAGGCCATCAGTGG CATCAGTGCCCACCCAGGAGGTCATGGGGACCCCGCCTCGCCCAAATACTCACCGGTGGGAGCTGGTGCCCTCCTCCCTGGCTGGCCCCACGG CGCCGCTCCCCGCGGGACCCCCGCCTTCCCCCGCCGCCGGCTCGGTGCGGGAGCGCGCGCAGCGGTTCGggccggcgggggcgggcggcgcgggggggcgggccggggccggggccgcccaATGGCAGCGGgggccccgcacggccccgccggCGCCCGCTCAAAACgcgcggggcagcggcggcgcagagcagcgcccggccccgcgccctGCCGGCTCCCGCCTCGACGCCATGAAGACCTTCTTCACCATCGAGATCAAGGATGGGCGCGTGCAGCCCCTGGCGCCCCGCATCACGGCCACTCCCGGCAGCCAGCGGGCAG AGGTGACTCTGGATCTGCGGAATGCCCCCATCCGTATCAccaccatccccagcagcatcagcagcatcTGCAACATCAGCAGTGTCAGCAGCAATGTCACCAAG GACCCTCGCGCTCACTTTGAGGGCACTGAGGagcccagtgtccctgtggccCATCCACCTACTTTCTCCAGTACACGCCAGCAATCAACCCTGCATCTCTCCCGAAGCAACAGCAGC ATGGAGCCAGAGGtggtggagcagcagcaggcaccaaGGCGAGAACCAGAGCTGCCCAACGGCATGGAGAAGGTGCAAGTGAGGGAAGTGGAGAGAAGGAGCAAGCTGAATGTCGAGGAGCTGAGCAAGATTGAGGATGAGGATATTCTGGATAAGATG TTGGATCGGACAACAGACTTTGAGGAACGACGGCTGATTCGAAATGCCATGCGGGAGCTGCGCCAGCGCAAGCGAG GTGATGGCAGCAAGACCTCCCGTACTACAACCATGGAGTCAAGTTATGTGAAGAGATCGGACA aTGGCAACAGCACTTTCGTTCAAACTAAATCATCCTACAGCTCCTCATCCAAAAAGACAGGCAG CATTTTTGACCGTGAAGATGAGAGTGCTTCTcggcagagcagcctggccgCGCTGGAGCGGCGTCAGGcggagaagaagaaggaactGATGAAGGCTCAGAGCCTGCCCAAGACATCGGCCTCTCAGGCACGCAAGGCCATgatggagaagctgcagaaggagGGTGGGAG ttcaaaccctgcagcaacacaGACCACTGTGCAGCGCTCCTCCAGCTTTGGTGTGCCTAATGCCAACAGTATCAAGCAGATGTTGCTGGACTGGTGCAGAGCCAAGACCCGGGGCTATGAG CACGTGGACATCCAGAACTTCTCATCCAGCTGGAGTGATGGCATGGCCTTCTGTGCCTTGGTCCACAATTTCTTCCCTGATGCATTTGACTACAGTAAGCTGACACCCCAGAACCGCCGCCAAAACTTCGAGGTGgccttctcttctgcaga GAAGCACGCGGACTGTCCACAGTTGCTGGACGTGGAGGACATGGTCCGGATGCGCGAGCCAGATTGGAAGTGTGTGTACACATACATTCAGGAATTCTATCGCTGCCTGGTCCAGAAGGGGCTGGTAAAAACCAAAAAGTCGTAG
- the SMTN gene encoding smoothelin isoform X1, with protein sequence MSLESLLGMDEGALRKLLEATLDLAERRRIRSAIRELQRQELERDEETLASKRFRPERSSHRQDNKENWPQSRRLEEEQQAALAALSEQLEAITSVEELTKLLRAAGEYEERKLIRAAIRKLRAEEIEAATLAGNVQSSQRDGTKPPTVPGERKIFQRDNAETPVFTGSEKSCGEDSTKPPGTDKSGKSSQQDDAEPPLAGPEESGYGEAVKQAPAQQPKGSVARKQEDVVEQEHVPAGMQELCSQQAGDPQKPGAQAVVSGNLMLLELQPAPEPSPEPEDDGEDLQQGQPQAAWKEGNLGSPASSPEPSVSQSPRGEQFIPGQPSAGSQLHVGIHCQVLGPGGRHERPSVASVPTQEVMGTPPRPNTHRWELVPSSLAGPTAPLPAGPPPSPAAGSVRERAQRFGPAGAGGAGGRAGAGAAQWQRGPRTAPPAPAQNARGSGGAEQRPAPRPAGSRLDAMKTFFTIEIKDGRVQPLAPRITATPGSQRAEVTLDLRNAPIRITTIPSSISSICNISSVSSNVTKDPRAHFEGTEEPSVPVAHPPTFSSTRQQSTLHLSRSNSSMEPEVVEQQQAPRREPELPNGMEKVQVREVERRSKLNVEELSKIEDEDILDKMLDRTTDFEERRLIRNAMRELRQRKRDQREKERDQRLQEARSQSVTGRAGHATETTTTQSTQSADGSACSTVTKTERLIQSSDGSKTSRTTTMESSYVKRSDNGNSTFVQTKSSYSSSSKKTGSIFDREDESASRQSSLAALERRQAEKKKELMKAQSLPKTSASQARKAMMEKLQKEGGSSNPAATQTTVQRSSSFGVPNANSIKQMLLDWCRAKTRGYEHVDIQNFSSSWSDGMAFCALVHNFFPDAFDYSKLTPQNRRQNFEVAFSSAEKHADCPQLLDVEDMVRMREPDWKCVYTYIQEFYRCLVQKGLVKTKKS encoded by the exons ATGTCTCTCGAGAGTCTCCTCGGGATGGACGAGGGAGCGCTGCGGAAGCTG CTGGAGGCCACACTGGACCTGGCTGAGCGGCGCCGCATCCGCTCGGCTATCCGGGAGCTGCAGCGGCAGGAGTTGGAGCGAGACGAGGAGACATTGGCATCCAAGCGCTTCCGCCCAGAACGCAGCAGCCACCGACAGGACAACAAGGAGAATTGGCCACA GTCCCGGCGcctggaagaggagcagcaggcagccctggctgccttgTCTGAGCAGCTCGAGGCCATCACCAGCGTGGAGGAACTGACAAAACTG TTGCGAGCAGCGGGTGAGTATGAGGAGCGCAAGCTGATCCGAGCTGCCATCCGTAAGCTGCGGGCTGAGGAGATTGAAG CTGCAACCCTGGCTGGGaatgtgcagagcagccaaagGGATGGCACCAAGCCCCCCACTGTgcctggggaaaggaaaattttccaGAGGGACAATGCTGAAACACCAGTCTTTACCGGGAGTGAAAAAAGCTGTGGTGAGGACAGCACCAAGCCTCCAGGCACAGACAAAAGTGGGAAGAGCAGCCAACAGGACGATGCAGAGCCACCACTGGCTGGGCCAGAGGAGAGTGGGTATGGGGAGGCTGTGAAGCaggcccctgcccagcagcccaaAGGCTCAGTG GCCCGCAAGCAAGAGGATGTGGTGGAGCAGGAGCATGTCCCAGCCgggatgcaggagctgtgcagccagCAAGCAGGAGACCCCCAGAAACCTGGTGCTCAGG CTGTGGTTTCGGGGAACCTcatgctcctggagctgcagccagccccagagcccagtCCAGAGCCTGAGGATGATGGTGAGGACCTGCAGCAGGGtcagccccaggcagcctggaAGGAAGGGAacctgggcagccctgccagctccccagagcccagTGTGtcacaaagccccagaggggAGCAATTCATCCCGGgccagcccagtgctggcagccag CTTCATGTTGGGATACACTGCCAGGTGCTGGGGCCAGGTGGGAGACATGAGAGGCCATCAGTGG CATCAGTGCCCACCCAGGAGGTCATGGGGACCCCGCCTCGCCCAAATACTCACCGGTGGGAGCTGGTGCCCTCCTCCCTGGCTGGCCCCACGG CGCCGCTCCCCGCGGGACCCCCGCCTTCCCCCGCCGCCGGCTCGGTGCGGGAGCGCGCGCAGCGGTTCGggccggcgggggcgggcggcgcgggggggcgggccggggccggggccgcccaATGGCAGCGGgggccccgcacggccccgccggCGCCCGCTCAAAACgcgcggggcagcggcggcgcagagcagcgcccggccccgcgccctGCCGGCTCCCGCCTCGACGCCATGAAGACCTTCTTCACCATCGAGATCAAGGATGGGCGCGTGCAGCCCCTGGCGCCCCGCATCACGGCCACTCCCGGCAGCCAGCGGGCAG AGGTGACTCTGGATCTGCGGAATGCCCCCATCCGTATCAccaccatccccagcagcatcagcagcatcTGCAACATCAGCAGTGTCAGCAGCAATGTCACCAAG GACCCTCGCGCTCACTTTGAGGGCACTGAGGagcccagtgtccctgtggccCATCCACCTACTTTCTCCAGTACACGCCAGCAATCAACCCTGCATCTCTCCCGAAGCAACAGCAGC ATGGAGCCAGAGGtggtggagcagcagcaggcaccaaGGCGAGAACCAGAGCTGCCCAACGGCATGGAGAAGGTGCAAGTGAGGGAAGTGGAGAGAAGGAGCAAGCTGAATGTCGAGGAGCTGAGCAAGATTGAGGATGAGGATATTCTGGATAAGATG TTGGATCGGACAACAGACTTTGAGGAACGACGGCTGATTCGAAATGCCATGCGGGAGCTGCGCCAGCGCAAGCGAG ACCAGCGGGAGAAGGAGCGGGACCAGCGGCTGCAGGAGGCTAGGAGCCAATCTGTGACAGGAAGGGCTGGCCATGCCACAGAGACCACCACCACACAGAGCACTCAGTCAGCCGATGGCTCGGCATGCAGCACTGTCACCAAGACTGAGCGTCTTATCCAGTCTA GTGATGGCAGCAAGACCTCCCGTACTACAACCATGGAGTCAAGTTATGTGAAGAGATCGGACA aTGGCAACAGCACTTTCGTTCAAACTAAATCATCCTACAGCTCCTCATCCAAAAAGACAGGCAG CATTTTTGACCGTGAAGATGAGAGTGCTTCTcggcagagcagcctggccgCGCTGGAGCGGCGTCAGGcggagaagaagaaggaactGATGAAGGCTCAGAGCCTGCCCAAGACATCGGCCTCTCAGGCACGCAAGGCCATgatggagaagctgcagaaggagGGTGGGAG ttcaaaccctgcagcaacacaGACCACTGTGCAGCGCTCCTCCAGCTTTGGTGTGCCTAATGCCAACAGTATCAAGCAGATGTTGCTGGACTGGTGCAGAGCCAAGACCCGGGGCTATGAG CACGTGGACATCCAGAACTTCTCATCCAGCTGGAGTGATGGCATGGCCTTCTGTGCCTTGGTCCACAATTTCTTCCCTGATGCATTTGACTACAGTAAGCTGACACCCCAGAACCGCCGCCAAAACTTCGAGGTGgccttctcttctgcaga GAAGCACGCGGACTGTCCACAGTTGCTGGACGTGGAGGACATGGTCCGGATGCGCGAGCCAGATTGGAAGTGTGTGTACACATACATTCAGGAATTCTATCGCTGCCTGGTCCAGAAGGGGCTGGTAAAAACCAAAAAGTCGTAG